TCGAGAAGGAGGTCGGCGTGATCGACATCCTGGTAAACAATGCTGGTATTATCAAGCGTATTCCTATGTGCGATATGACCGCTGAACAGTTCAGACAGGTAATTGACGTAGATTTGAACGCTCCGTTTATTGTTGCTAAGGCAGTTATTCCGTCTATGATCAAAAAAGGACACGGAAAGATCATCAACATCTGCTCCATGATGTCCGAGCTTGGCCGTGAGACCGTATCCGCATATGCGGCAGCAAAGGGCGGACTTAAGATGCTGACCAAGAACATTGCATCTGAGTACGGTGAATTCAACATTCAGTGCAACGGCATTGGACCTGGCTACATCGCTACCCCACAGACCGCACCGCTGCGTGAGACTCAGGCAGATGGTTCCAGACATCCATTTGACCAGTTTATTATCTCTAAGACTCCGGCAGGACGCTGGGGAGAAGCAGAGGATCTCTCAGGTCCGGCTGTATTCCTTTCCTCTGACGCTTCCAACTTTGTCAACGGACATATTCTGTACGTGGACGGCGGTATCTTAGCTTACATTGGCAAACAGCCGCAGTAACAGTCAGAGTTCAACATTCAGGTCCGGCCCTTTTCATGAGCCGGCCCTGGTGCTAAAAAATATGACCATGATGTCTGCTTTCAGGGCGGAGGTCATGGCATATTTTTTAACAGGTCTAATATAGAAGACGGAGAGGGTTCAATGGAAGGAAAGACCAAAACCTATAAAAACCGCGGTGAATTGGTGTTTGAGACGTTAAAGCAGGAGATTCTGGACCTGGAATTAAAGCCCGGACATATCATCAGCGAGAATGAAATCTGTGAACGGTTTGGCGTATCCCGGACGCCTGTCAGGGAAGCGGTGAGAAGGCTTCAGGAGCAGGGCTTTGTCAACTCGGTGCCATATTCCGGCACACAGGTAACGCTTTTGAATCTGGATACTATTAAACAGATGATATACATGCGTGTTGCGGTGGAAACCATGGTAATGCGGGATTTTATGAATATGGCGACGCCTCTCTGGATGGAGGAAGTCCGGTATCTGATCCGCAAGCAGCAGGCTCTGATTCAGGAAAAAGGATTTGAACCGGAGCAGTTTTACCGTATGGATGCCCAGATGCATGCGATCTGGTATCAGGCTACCGGCAAACAGAAGCTTTGGGATATGATACAGGCCCAACAGTTACATTATACAAGATTTCGTATGCTTGACTTTGTAACCGAGACGGATTTTACCAGAATCATCAGAGAGCACACAGAGCTTTTTGAACTGCTGGAGAAAAAAGACATCGAAGGCCTGGAGCGGTCCCTCAGAGAACATCTGTGTTACAGCATGCAGAGAATGAAGTATCAGATAGAAGTAGAATATAAAGACTATTTTGAGCAGGAAGAGCAGGAGGACTGATCATGGCGAATGTATCAATAGCTGTAAGAAACCAGAATGGCGGGGTAAAGGCATCCGTATTGGGAGAGGATCAGGCAATCCTCGTGTTTGAAGGAGAATACGAAGAAGGAGATACCATTGTATTCACAACAGACAAACCAGATACTCATTATGCAGTACGCATTGATGACTGCATGGATGAGTCCTTTGTCTATCTGACAAAGACGGAAGTAGTTTATACCATACCATTTGGAGAGAAAAAGATTTCCTATAATCCGCAGGCCTTTACAGGAGAGCGTCATTATCTGACCATACGGGAAGCTTTTGACCATGAAGCAGGCATTTACAGGAACCTGGCAAAGAATGTCATGGACCAGCACGGTGATACGGGCTGTTTCCCTCATGCCTTCGCCAACGTGGAAACCAGGGGAGAAGCGGTGTTTGCGGCGCGCAATGCCATTGACGGCGTTCTCGCCAACGAATCCCACGGAGCATGGCCCTATGAGTCATGGGGAATCAACCGTCAGGATGATGCGGAAATGACCCTGGACTTTGGCCGCCCTGTAGATTTTAATAAGATTGTTTTATATACACGTGCAGATTTCCCCCATGATAACTGGTGGGTAAAGGCAAAGCTTACGTTTTCCGACGGAACGGAAGAGATAGTGGAAATGGAAAAGAGCGTGAAGCCTCACCTGTTTTCCCTGGAAAGAAAGAATATCACATGGGTGAAAATAAGTGATCTGATAAAAGCGGACGATCCTTCCCCATTCCCGGCCCTCACCCAGATTGAGGTATACGGAAAAGACTCCCAGTGAGAATAGAAAGAAGAGTGTCAGAATGATCCGGATAACGGACATTCCGGCACTTTTTTCATTTCTGGGAAACCCCATTGCTGCCCTGCTGATCCTTTGTTTCTGATTCTGGCATTTCTGAGAAAAAGTAGAAATACCTCTTTTCCTTTTTCGTTTATTCAGGTAAAATATAGGCAGTGGTCATAAATCACTACATAAGGAGGAAGACAGATGGAACTTTTGTTTCTGGAGCCTGTGTTTATGGAGGCCATCTGGGGAGGCACCAGACTTCGGGATGTATTTGGCTATGAGATACCAAGCGATACAACCGGAGAATGCTGGGCGATCAGCGCCCATGAGAACGGGGAATGTCAAGTTGCGGGAGGAATATATGACGGCAGACGGCTTAGCAGCCTGTGGGAAGAGTCGCCTGAGCTGTTCGGGAATTATCCCGGAGACAAGTTTCCCCTTCTGATCAAGATCATTGATGCAAAGAAGGATTTAAGCATTCAGGTCCATCCCGACGACAGCTATGCGAAAATTCATGAAAATGGTTCCCTGGGAAAGACAGAGTGCTGGTATATTCTGGACTGTGAGCCTGGAACCGAGATTGCAATCGGCCATCATGCCAAGGACCGGGAAGAGATGGAAGCCATGATACGGGATCACCGGTGGAAGGAGTTTGTCAGGACCGTTCCAATCAAAAAAGGAGACTTTTTCCAAATCGATCCTGGCTGCGTTCATGCAATCAAGGGAGGTACTCTGGTACTGGAGACCCAGCAAAGCAGCGATATTACGTACCGCGTATATGATTATGACCGT
The nucleotide sequence above comes from Lacrimispora sp. BS-2. Encoded proteins:
- a CDS encoding gluconate 5-dehydrogenase produces the protein MNLANQFSLDGKVALVTGASYGIGFAIAKGLAAAGATIVFNDIKQELVDKGIDAYKEEGIKAHGYVCDVTDENAVNAMVAQIEKEVGVIDILVNNAGIIKRIPMCDMTAEQFRQVIDVDLNAPFIVAKAVIPSMIKKGHGKIINICSMMSELGRETVSAYAAAKGGLKMLTKNIASEYGEFNIQCNGIGPGYIATPQTAPLRETQADGSRHPFDQFIISKTPAGRWGEAEDLSGPAVFLSSDASNFVNGHILYVDGGILAYIGKQPQ
- a CDS encoding type I phosphomannose isomerase catalytic subunit, giving the protein MELLFLEPVFMEAIWGGTRLRDVFGYEIPSDTTGECWAISAHENGECQVAGGIYDGRRLSSLWEESPELFGNYPGDKFPLLIKIIDAKKDLSIQVHPDDSYAKIHENGSLGKTECWYILDCEPGTEIAIGHHAKDREEMEAMIRDHRWKEFVRTVPIKKGDFFQIDPGCVHAIKGGTLVLETQQSSDITYRVYDYDRLSNGKPRQLHVEQSIANIRAPFKEEQADPETEKVPGAVHTHLVTCQFYSVDKYDIDGVFTKEFGKYFTNVSVISGKGSVNGIPLEAGQHFIVPVKSGECRFEGKMSIICSNPE
- a CDS encoding GntR family transcriptional regulator, with product MEGKTKTYKNRGELVFETLKQEILDLELKPGHIISENEICERFGVSRTPVREAVRRLQEQGFVNSVPYSGTQVTLLNLDTIKQMIYMRVAVETMVMRDFMNMATPLWMEEVRYLIRKQQALIQEKGFEPEQFYRMDAQMHAIWYQATGKQKLWDMIQAQQLHYTRFRMLDFVTETDFTRIIREHTELFELLEKKDIEGLERSLREHLCYSMQRMKYQIEVEYKDYFEQEEQED
- a CDS encoding carbohydrate-binding protein, encoding MANVSIAVRNQNGGVKASVLGEDQAILVFEGEYEEGDTIVFTTDKPDTHYAVRIDDCMDESFVYLTKTEVVYTIPFGEKKISYNPQAFTGERHYLTIREAFDHEAGIYRNLAKNVMDQHGDTGCFPHAFANVETRGEAVFAARNAIDGVLANESHGAWPYESWGINRQDDAEMTLDFGRPVDFNKIVLYTRADFPHDNWWVKAKLTFSDGTEEIVEMEKSVKPHLFSLERKNITWVKISDLIKADDPSPFPALTQIEVYGKDSQ